The region CCTGGAATTGCCGACAGGCTGCTGCGCACATCCGAAGCTGGCGCCCCGCCCTTCACGCGGTCGAAAGCGTCCGCGCGGCCCAGGAGCCGGCGCACCCGTACGGCGTCAGGTGCCCCCAACGCCACAAAACGCCAGGCGGGAAAGGTCATGGCTGCGTACTGCACCTCGTCGAGGCCGCGCAGGCCGTCAAAGACCGGGGACGTGCCCCAGTGGGTCGTGTCGGCCTGCAATGACCCCAGGGCCTGGGCCATACCGCCTGGATTGGCCGCCCGGTACTCGGCCGTCAGGCGGAAGCGCTGCTCGCGGTCTGTGACCGGGCCGCCTGCCAGGGGCCAGATCATCACGGCGTCGGTCACCTCGCGCCGGTCAGGCAGGATCCGGAGCCCGGGCCGAACCTCCTGCAGGGCCTGCAGCGCAGTGCTTTTGCCAACGCCGGTCACGCCGACGAGCACAGTCAGCGGTAGACTTCCAAGAGGAGCCCAGGGGCTCTCCGGAGGGGTTGGGGTGGTCCGCAGAAAGGGCAACGGTGCGGGGTCGGTCACAGTCGCCAGGGTACAGGAGCTGTTGGGGAAGCGCGCAGGGCGGGTCCAGGCAGGGCCTCCCTAAAGAGACCCGCAAGAATCGTTCAAGTCCAGCCCTTACTGCGTCCTGCACGCGGTGAGGCCGCGCTTTCTAAACTCAGAGAGAGCCCCCGCTGGCGAGCTGCGTTGTTCCCCTCTCCCTGTGCTCAAAAGGTCGGGCTGACGGCAGAGCGCTGCTGCCTGCGTATCGCAGGCGCCTGGGCAGGGCCATACAGGAGCACCCATGATCAAAGGCAAGGAAATCCTCGGCAAGAACATTGTGGCCATCAGTACCGGTCAGCGGGTGGAGTCGGTCCGCGACGTGATCTTTGATCACCAGGCCAATCAGGTGCTGGGCTTGCTGGTGGATGAGGGCGGCTGGTTCCGCGCGGCCCGGGTCCTGCCGTTTGAGCGCATCCGCTCGTTTGGCGAAGACGCGCTCATGATCCAGGATGCAGGCGACCTGACGACCACCCGCGAGGACGGTCGGCTGGCCGATGTTCTGGAAAGCAACACCAACCTGATTGGCATGACCCTGCTGACCACCGACGGCCAGGACCTGGGCAGGATTGCCGATGTGCTGTTCGATGAGCGCACAGGCCGCGTAGAGGGTTATGAGGCGACCGGCGGACTGTTTTCTGACCTGAGCAACGGCCGTACGTTCGTGCCGGCTCCCGAGGGTGTGCAGATTGGCATCGACACCGCGATAGTTCCAGTAGAGGTCGCCAACGCCATGCGGGAGCAGGAAGGCGGACAGAGCGCCTACCCGCCCCTGTATGGCGTTGCGGAGACGCGCCATCCAGGGGCTTCGGGCAGCCGGGAAGGCGCCGTTCCAGCTGACGTGGCGCCGCGTGTCAATGGCAGTCCAGACGGACGCGTGGTGCAGGTGTATTCCCCGTCCCGCAGCCCGGCTTCTCCTCCAGCGGACCTGGATGCCCGGCAGTCCCTCAGTGAGGCGTCAGCAGACAGCAGGCAAGCATCCAATCTCACGGTCCAGGGGCAGTCTGAAGCTGCCGCGCAGGGCCGGCGCGTGAAGCGTGATGTCCGGACTCCCGGTGGACACCTGCTGGCTGTGCAGGGTCAGATCGTCACTCCAACCGTGCTCTCACGTGCCCGTGACATGGGCGTCACGCCAGAACTCGTGGCTGCCACACAGGACGACCACAGCCAGACGGCGGGGGCAGCCGGCGAGGGAGCCGGGCACCTGCTCGACCGCGCCAGACAGTGGTTCAACGACCGCCGTGAAGAGACCGAAGCGGCCATTCAGGAGCGTCAGGTCGCTGAACAGGAACAGCGCATCCGCGAAGCTCTGGGACGTCCGGTCAACCGGGTCATTCTTGCCCCCGATGACAGCGTGATTCTGAACATTGGCGAAATCATCACCCACCGGGCGGTGCAGTCGGCGCGCGACGCCGGGGTGCTGGATATTCTGCTGGGCAGTGTAAGCAAGGAGAATGTTTCCATTGACCCACTGTCAACACGGCCCAGTGAGCCCGGGCAGGCGGCACTGGAAAGCCGGAACCTGCTGGAGCCCAGGCAGGACTGAAGCGGGCACAGTAAAGGTCGGTGGTCGTCAGACAGGGGCCACCGACGCGTTTCTGCTGTAGTCTGATCGGCTTTTTTATAGTCTCTGGGAAGCCGTTTTTTCTGCGGTGCACCAAGGTCCCGGCTCTTGAAACCGTTCCGCGGCGGCTGTCGCGCGCCAGGAACTGCTCTATGCTGCGCGGCATGATCGACACCCTGATCGGCCATACGCCTCTGGTGCAGTTGCGGCACCTGGTCACAGCGGAAATGGCCGATGTGTTTATAAAGCTCGAAGGTCAGAATCCCGGTGGAAGTATCAAGGACCGCACCGCACTGGGACTGGTGCAGGATGCCGAACGCAGTGGCCGGCTGAAACCCGGCGGCACCATTGTGGAACCCACCAGTGGCAACACCGGCATCGGGCTGGCGCAGGTCGCGGCGGCCAGAGGCTACCGCCTGATCCTGTGTATGCCTGCCCAGATGAGCGAGGAACGCAAGCGAACCCTGACCGCCTACGGCGCGCAACTGGTTCTCACAGACCCGGAGCGCCGTATGCTGGCTGCTATTGAAGAGGCGGAGAAGATCGCCTCGGAGACAGGTGCGGTCATGATGGGGCAGTTCACCAATCCTGCCAACCCGGCCACCCATGAGGCCACCACTGGCCCCGAACTGTGGGACCAGATGGAAGGGCGCATTGACGCCTTCGTGTATGGCTCCGGTACGGGCGGCACCATCAGCGGGGTAGGCCGTTACCTGAAACGCCAGAATCCCAGCGTGCAGGTCATTGCCTGTGAACCGGCCCGCAGCAACGTCCTCAGCGGCGGCGAGCGGGGGGACCACGGCTTCCAGGGCATGGGACCGGGCTTTATCCCCGACAATCTGGACCGTTCGGTGCTGGATGACGTGATTCAGGTCTGGGAAGAAGACGCCTATCCGCTGGCCAGGCAGCTGGCACGCGAGGAAGGCATTTTCGTCGGTATGAGCAGTGGCGCCATGGCCTGGGCTGCGCTGGAAGTGGCACGGCGCCTGGGACCTGGGAAGCGCGTGGCGACGATTGCCTGCGATACAGGGGCGCGCTACCTGACCACCGCCCTGTTCACCGATGACTCGGGTACCCCTCCCGGCTACAAGCCATACTCGCGCGAGAAACTGACACCTGTTGATTCATGACTGTGATGGTGTGCCGCTTCTGGCAGGTGCTGAAGAAAGTGAACAGTGCATGGCCGCTCCGGATCACCCCACCCCACGACCAGCACCAGGAAAGGCGGAAGCAAGACCACTACTAAGGTGGTCAGTGATGCAGTGGTATTGCGCCCCCTGACCTGGGGCATGGGTGACAGATCGGACGGTCCTGTTATGGCCTACTTTGCGCAACGAATCTCCTGCCGGGAATCTTGGCCGCATCCTGGCCCCCGGCTTTTCAAAGTGTAAAAGGACGCCTACATGAAAAAACGTTTCGCCCTTCCTCTGCTCGCGACCCTTCCCACACTGCTTGCCGCATGTGGCGCGGACGACATCGACCTCGACGGGTACAAACGCAAGAGCTTCAGATCGCAGACCGAGTGCCGGGCCTACTACAAGACGCAGATCGATCAGGGCCTGCGTAATCCGTGCTACCGCGCCTCAGGAAGTGCCCTGTTTTTCGGCCCTTACTTTCTGGCCAGCCGCCTTGGAACCCGGTACCTGGGCTATGACAGCCGGGGGAAGGTCAGCCGCAGCGGCCTGAGCATCAGCCCACGGGGTGTACCCAACACGTTTAAGGCCCCTACTGTTTCCCGGGGCGGCTTTACCAATAGTTCCCGGGCCTCTGGGAGCAGTGGCACCCGGTCCTCCGGCAGCTTCGGCGGCTGACCGACCTCCAGGGACCGGCCGGGTGCACCCGGCCGTGGTTGTAGCTTCTGGGGCT is a window of Deinococcus deserti VCD115 DNA encoding:
- a CDS encoding PRC-barrel domain-containing protein: MIKGKEILGKNIVAISTGQRVESVRDVIFDHQANQVLGLLVDEGGWFRAARVLPFERIRSFGEDALMIQDAGDLTTTREDGRLADVLESNTNLIGMTLLTTDGQDLGRIADVLFDERTGRVEGYEATGGLFSDLSNGRTFVPAPEGVQIGIDTAIVPVEVANAMREQEGGQSAYPPLYGVAETRHPGASGSREGAVPADVAPRVNGSPDGRVVQVYSPSRSPASPPADLDARQSLSEASADSRQASNLTVQGQSEAAAQGRRVKRDVRTPGGHLLAVQGQIVTPTVLSRARDMGVTPELVAATQDDHSQTAGAAGEGAGHLLDRARQWFNDRREETEAAIQERQVAEQEQRIREALGRPVNRVILAPDDSVILNIGEIITHRAVQSARDAGVLDILLGSVSKENVSIDPLSTRPSEPGQAALESRNLLEPRQD
- a CDS encoding ATPase, with the protein product MTDPAPLPFLRTTPTPPESPWAPLGSLPLTVLVGVTGVGKSTALQALQEVRPGLRILPDRREVTDAVMIWPLAGGPVTDREQRFRLTAEYRAANPGGMAQALGSLQADTTHWGTSPVFDGLRGLDEVQYAAMTFPAWRFVALGAPDAVRVRRLLGRADAFDRVKGGAPASDVRSSLSAIPGVEAVFSSRELEELAALTAEGHSPAEIVAKARIVVSERRNYDPQAAEAFLRTLPGERALLLDTVALNPAEVAQAVRQWALQSTSPEAQE
- the cysK gene encoding cysteine synthase A; this translates as MIDTLIGHTPLVQLRHLVTAEMADVFIKLEGQNPGGSIKDRTALGLVQDAERSGRLKPGGTIVEPTSGNTGIGLAQVAAARGYRLILCMPAQMSEERKRTLTAYGAQLVLTDPERRMLAAIEEAEKIASETGAVMMGQFTNPANPATHEATTGPELWDQMEGRIDAFVYGSGTGGTISGVGRYLKRQNPSVQVIACEPARSNVLSGGERGDHGFQGMGPGFIPDNLDRSVLDDVIQVWEEDAYPLARQLAREEGIFVGMSSGAMAWAALEVARRLGPGKRVATIACDTGARYLTTALFTDDSGTPPGYKPYSREKLTPVDS